The genomic region CCGATGAATCCCGCGCCGCCGGTGATGAGCACCCGTCCCATGGCCGCCCCTCCCCTCGCCCTACGACGGCCGGACGACGACGCGCCCAATCGGGAAATACGTGAAGCCGTGCTCCCGCATGACCTCGGGCTCGTAGATGTTGCGGCCGTCGAAGATGATCGGCCGCTTGAGAAGCGACTTCATGCGATCGAAATCCGGGCGCCGGAATTCGCTCCACTCGGTCACGATGAGGAGCGCATCGGCGCCGGCGAGCGCCTCGTAGTTCACGCGATGGTAGGTCACGCGGTCGCCGAAGACGCTGCGCGCCTGCGTCAGCGCCTCGGGGTCGTGCACGGCGACCTCGGCCCCGTGGTCGAGAAGCCCGTTGATCACCGTCAGCGCCGGCGCCTCGCGCATGTCGTCGGTGCGCGGCTTGAAGGCGAGGCCCCAGATGGCGAAGCGCTTGCCGCGCAGATCGGTGCCGAACTCGGTCACGATCTTCTCGACCAGGCGCCGCTTCTGCGCGTCGTTCACTTCCTCCACGGCGTTGAGGAGCGGGAACATCATCCCGTTCTCGTGCGCGGTGTGGATGACGGCCTGCACGTCCTTGGGGAAGCAGGAGCCGCCGTAGCCGACGCCGGGGAAGAGGAAGTGATGCCCGATCCGCCGGTCGTACCCGATGCCGCGCCGCACGTAGTCGACGTCGGCGCCCACGCGCTCGCAGAGGTTCGCGATCTCGTTCATGAACGAGATGCGCGTCGCGAGGAGCGCGTTGGCGGCGTACTTCGTCATCTCGGCGCTGGCGTTGTCCATCTCGAGGATGGGGGCGCCCGTGCGCACGAACGGCTCGTAGAGCTCGCGCATCACTTTGAAGGCCTCGGGCGACGCGGCCCCGATCACCACGCGATCGGGCTTCAGGAAGTCCTCGATCGCGGCGCCCTCCTTCATGAACTCCGGGTTCGACACGACGTCGAAGGGATGCTTCGTGATCGGCTCCATCTCGTGGCGGATCTTCAGGTGCGTCCCGACGGGCACGGTGCTCTTGGTCACGACCACGCGATGGCCGTCCATCGTCTCGGCGATGCCGCGCGCCACGGCGAGCACGGCGGAGAGGTTCGCCGAGCCGTCTTCGCGCTCGGGCGTGCCGACGGCGACGAAACAGACGCGGCTCTTGCGCACGGCGTCCGGCAGGTCGGTCGTGAACGCGAGCCGGCCCTCGGCGACGTTGCGCCGGATCAGCTCTTCCAGGCCGGGCTCGTAGATCGGCACCTCACCGCGCCGCAGCGCTTCGATCTTCGCCGCGACGTTGTCGACGCACATGACGTCGTTGCCGCCCTCCGCGAAGCAAGTACCGGCGACGAGCCCGACGTAGCCCGTTCCAACTACGCAGAGCTTCATGCGCGGAGAGCCTTACTTGCGGTTTCCCGGGATGTCAATGCAAACGCTCCACCGCGTCGCTCACGGCAGCCACGCGGCCGTCGCGAATCTCGCGCACGCGAAAGATCGGCTTCTCCTGCGACTCGTGGTACGTGCGCATGAGGATCTCGCCGAGGAGTCCGATGGAGACGAACTGCACGCCGACGATGCCGAGCAGCAGCGCGAGGAGGACGATGGGGCGTCCGCCGAGGGGAGTGCGAAGGACGATGCGCTCGAAGCCGAGCCACGCCACGAGGCCGAAGCCGGCGATCGTGAACAGTGCGCCGAGGAGGCCGAAGAGCTGGATCGGGCGTGTGGAGAACCCGGACAGGAACCGCACGGTCACGAGGTCGAGCACGACGCGCATGACGCGTCCGAGGCCGTACTTCGACTGCCCCGCCGTACGTGGCCGGTGGTTCACCGGCAGCTCCACGACGCGTGCGCCCATCTCGGCGGCGAGCGCCGGAATGAAGCGGTGGAGATCCCCGTAGAGGGGCAGCTCCTTTGCGATCGGCATTCGCATGACCCGCAGCGTGCAGCCGTAGTCGTGCAGCCGCGTTCCGGTGACGCGCGAGATCAGCCGGTTTGCGAGCTGCGACGGGAGTCGGCGCCGCAGGTAGCCGTCCTTGCGGTCGATGCGCCACCCGTTGACGACGTCGACGTCGTCGCCGAGCGCCGCCAGGAGCTGCGGGATGTCGTGCGGGTCGTTCTGCCGGTCGGCGTCCATCGTGACGAGGAGCTCGCCGCGCGCGTGCGCGATGCCGGCGGCGAGCGCCGCCGTCTGCCCGTAGTTCCGCGCCAGCCGCACGATGCGCAGGCGCCCCTCCTCCGCCTGGAGCGCCGCGAGCCGCGCGAAGCTCCGGTCCGTGCTGCCGTCGTCGACGACGACGATCTCGGCCGGCTCCCCGAGGTCGTCGAGCACCTCCCCGAGCTCGCGCACGAGCGCGTCCACGCTCTCCTCTTCGTTGAAGAGCGGGATCACGACCGATAGGTGCGGCGACGACGTGATCAGAACTCCGTCAGGGCCACGAACTGGCGATAGCGCTGTTCGATCGCATCGCGCTCGAGGGTCCGCATGCGACGTCCCCCGAAGTCTTCGACGACGAACGACGCGAGCACGCTGCCGTAGACGATGGCCCGCCGCACGTTCGGCGTCGCGAGGTCGCCGCTGGCGGCGAGATGGCCGAGGAGGCCACCGGCGAACGTGTCGCCGGCCCCGGTCGGGTCGAAGACTTCCTCGAGCGGGAACGCCGGCACGGCGAACACCGAGCCGGGCGAGAAGAGGATGGCGCCGTACTCGCCGCGCTTGACCAGCACGCTCTTCGCCCCGAGCCCGAGGATGCGCCGCGCGGCACGGGCCACGTTCGTCTCGCGCGAGAGCTGCCGCGCCTCCTCGTCGTTGATGACGAGCAGATCGACGCGCGGGAGCAGCGCCTCCAGCGGTGCGCGCGCCTCGTCGATCCAGTGGTTCATCGTGTCGAGGCCGACGAGGGTCGGGCTCGCGAACTGGTCCAGCACGCCACCCTGGAGCGTCGGGTCGATGTTGCCGAGGAAGACGAACGGCGCGCGGCGGATGGCGTCGGTCACACGCGGCTGGAAGCCCCCGAAGACGCCGAGGTCCAGGTGCAGCGTGTCACGACGGTTCATGTCCTCGTGGTAGCGCCCGTGCCAGCGGAAGGTGCGACCGGCGCGCCGCTCGAGCCCGCTGCAGTCGATGCCCCGCGACTCGAGGTAGCGCAGCGCCTCGGCCGGGAAGTCGTCGCCGATCGGCGCCACCAGCTGCACCTTCGTGAAGAAGCTCGCCGCCACGGCGAAGTGGACGGCGGAGCCGCCGAGCTCGTCGTCGGCGCGACCCGCGGGCGTCTCGAGCGTGTCGAAGGCGACCGAGCCGATGACCGCGATCGCGCCATCGTTGACCGCCGCCGTCACAGGTACTTCCCCGCGATGGGCGCCAGATCGCGGCGGACGGCCGCGGGGATCGCGTCCCGGCTCGTGATGATCGCGTTCTCGAGCGCACGCGAGCACGCACACCCGCTGCGCGCCGGGAGCCGGCCGGCGACGGCCGCGACCGTCCGCCGCGCCAGGTCGACGTTGGCGGCGAGCACGCGCAGGATGTCGTCGATCTGCACGTCCTCGTGGCCCGGGCGCCAGCAGTCGTAGTCGGTCGCGAGCGCGAGCGTCGCGAAGCAGAGCTCGGCCTCGCGCGCGAGCTTCGCCTCCTGGAGGTTCGTCATGCCGATCACGTGCGCGCCCCAGCTCCGGTAGAGGTTCGACTCGGCGCGGGTCGAGAAGTGGGGCCCCTCCATGCAGACGTACACGCCGCCCGAGTGGACGGTCGCACCCTGGGCGCGGGCCGCGTCTCCCAGCGCGCGCGACAGCGGCGCGCAGAACGGGTCCGCGAACTGGACGTGCGCCACCACGCCGTGCCCGAAGAAGGTGCTCTCCTCGGTGCGTCCGCGCGTGCGGTCGATGAACTGGTCGGGCACGACCACGTGTCCTGGTGCGATCTCCTCCCGCAGCGATCCCACGGCGCTCACCGCCACCACCCACTCGGCGCCGAGCGTTTTCAACGCGCACAGGTTCGCCCGAAACGGCAGCTCGCTCGGCAGCAGGCGATGCCCGCGGCCGTGGCGCGGCAGGAACGCGAGGCGGGTGCCGCCGAGCCGCCCGACGACGATCTCGTCGGAGGGCTCCCCGAACGGCGTCCGCAGGCGCACGCGATCGACGTCCGCCAGCCCCGGAAGCTCGTAGAGTCCGCTTCCGCCGATGACGCCGAGGGTGGGTTCGCTCATGCAGGCCGCCCGCCCCGGCGGCGCGCGCATGGTACGGAATCGACACGCGAACGCAACCTCGTCGGCCGCATGTCAGCCACGGATGAGCGTCACCCGGAACGGCACGTCGACCTCGCAGCGCACGACCGGCTCGAGGATGTCGCCGTCGAGCATGATGTGCGTCGAGCGGGCGAAATCGATGGACAGTCGCTGGCCGAAGCTGTCGTACAGCTCGGGCTCGCCGGTCGGGAAGCCACGGTAGACGCGCACGACGCGGCGGATGAGGCGGCGTGCCGGGATCGGCCCCCCGATCACGTGGAAGAAGCCGCGCTTGCGCAGTGCCAGGTACGTCGGCTTGAAGCCGAGCGCGATCTGGTCGACCGTGCCCGCGAAGAAGAACGTGAAGAGGCGAAACGGCAGCGCGTCACCGTCGCAGTCGATGTCGGCCTCGACCGCCTGGAACACCGCGCGCGAGATGTGCGTGCCGAACATGGCCGACAGGATCATCTTCGAGAGGAGCTTCGTCGCCTGCCACGGCCCCTGCCGGTCGAGCGCGTAGTACGTACGCAGGAAGTTGACGGCGGTCCCGAACGAGAGCAGGAAGCCCAGCTCGGTGCCGTTCACGCGCAGCACGTCGCGCTCGGTCGTGACGTGCGTGTGCCCGCGCCGCTCGTCGCGCACGACGCGCGCCAGCACCTGCTCGGGCGTGCCGCGGCGTCCCGCCGTCGCGTCCGCGATGTAGTTGATCGTCCCCGCGCGGAGCGGGAGAAGGACCGGTAGCGGACGGTCCCCGTACACCTTGTGGAATTCGGTGAGCGTGCAGTGGTCGCTGCCGTCGCCGCCGCACACGGCCAGGATGTCGACCCCCCGCTCGGCGAACTCGCGCGCGACGTCGCCGATCGCCGCCAGGTTCGGCGTCACGCGCACGACGCCGTCGCTGCCGAGGATCTCCGACATGCGCCGTTCGCGATCGGGGGCGACCGTGCGGTTGCCCTTCGCGTGCGGATTGACGACGACGCCGATGCCGCCCACGGTCGCTACGCCGCCGGCCGCGCCGTCGCGAGCTGTCCGCAGGCCGCCTGGATGTCCCGACCCCGGCTCTCGCGGACCGTGGCGTGGACGCCGCGACCCAGCAGGATCTGCTGGAAGCGGGCGATGCGGGCGCGCGGGCTCGGCATGAATCGCGTCCCGGGAAAGGGATTGAAGGGGATCAGGTTCACCTTGGCGCGCATGCCGTGGAGCAGCTCCACCAGCCGGCGGGCGTCGGCCTCGGCGTCGTTCTCGCCGGCGAGCATGACGTACTCGAAGGTGATCCGCTTGCGACGCGGGATCGGCACCTCGCGACACGCCGCCAGGAGCGCGGCCAGCGGGTAGCGCCGGTTCACGGGAACGAGGCGCTCGCGCTGCGCGTCGGTCGTGCCGTGCAGCGAGACGGCGAGGTTCACGCGCGTCTCGGCGATGAAGCGCGGCACGAGCGGCGCGAGCCCGACGGTCGACACGGTGATCCGGCGCGGCGAGATCGCGTAGCCCCACTCCGCCGTGAGGATGCCCGTGGCCGTGCGGACCGCGTCGTAGTTCGCGAGCGGCTCGCCCATGCCCATGAGCACGACGTTCGTGATGGCCTCGGGTGCCGCGACCGCCTGCGCCGCCTGCACCTGCCCCACGATCTCGCCCGCGCGCAGGTTCCGCACGAGCCCCATCTGCGCCGTCGCGCAGAAGCCGCAGCCCATGCCGCAGCCGGCCTGGCTCGAGATGCACAGGGTCAGACGATCGCGCGCGCCGCTCGGGCGTCCTGTCTGCGGGATCAGCACGCTCTCGATCGCGGCGGGCCGCTGCCCGTTCTCGGTCGTCCCCGGAAGAT from Candidatus Eisenbacteria bacterium harbors:
- a CDS encoding glycosyltransferase family 2 protein, with protein sequence MITSSPHLSVVIPLFNEEESVDALVRELGEVLDDLGEPAEIVVVDDGSTDRSFARLAALQAEEGRLRIVRLARNYGQTAALAAGIAHARGELLVTMDADRQNDPHDIPQLLAALGDDVDVVNGWRIDRKDGYLRRRLPSQLANRLISRVTGTRLHDYGCTLRVMRMPIAKELPLYGDLHRFIPALAAEMGARVVELPVNHRPRTAGQSKYGLGRVMRVVLDLVTVRFLSGFSTRPIQLFGLLGALFTIAGFGLVAWLGFERIVLRTPLGGRPIVLLALLLGIVGVQFVSIGLLGEILMRTYHESQEKPIFRVREIRDGRVAAVSDAVERLH
- a CDS encoding PfkB family carbohydrate kinase; this translates as MTAAVNDGAIAVIGSVAFDTLETPAGRADDELGGSAVHFAVAASFFTKVQLVAPIGDDFPAEALRYLESRGIDCSGLERRAGRTFRWHGRYHEDMNRRDTLHLDLGVFGGFQPRVTDAIRRAPFVFLGNIDPTLQGGVLDQFASPTLVGLDTMNHWIDEARAPLEALLPRVDLLVINDEEARQLSRETNVARAARRILGLGAKSVLVKRGEYGAILFSPGSVFAVPAFPLEEVFDPTGAGDTFAGGLLGHLAASGDLATPNVRRAIVYGSVLASFVVEDFGGRRMRTLERDAIEQRYRQFVALTEF
- the rlmN gene encoding 23S rRNA (adenine(2503)-C(2))-methyltransferase RlmN, whose translation is MALADIQDLDLAVAQAWCEQAGEPRYRAAQVLAWVHRRGVDDFAAMSNLGKTLRAKLAEVFEVRRLVPAHVENAADGTRKLLFHLPGTTENGQRPAAIESVLIPQTGRPSGARDRLTLCISSQAGCGMGCGFCATAQMGLVRNLRAGEIVGQVQAAQAVAAPEAITNVVLMGMGEPLANYDAVRTATGILTAEWGYAISPRRITVSTVGLAPLVPRFIAETRVNLAVSLHGTTDAQRERLVPVNRRYPLAALLAACREVPIPRRKRITFEYVMLAGENDAEADARRLVELLHGMRAKVNLIPFNPFPGTRFMPSPRARIARFQQILLGRGVHATVRESRGRDIQAACGQLATARPAA
- a CDS encoding diacylglycerol kinase family protein, whose product is MGGIGVVVNPHAKGNRTVAPDRERRMSEILGSDGVVRVTPNLAAIGDVAREFAERGVDILAVCGGDGSDHCTLTEFHKVYGDRPLPVLLPLRAGTINYIADATAGRRGTPEQVLARVVRDERRGHTHVTTERDVLRVNGTELGFLLSFGTAVNFLRTYYALDRQGPWQATKLLSKMILSAMFGTHISRAVFQAVEADIDCDGDALPFRLFTFFFAGTVDQIALGFKPTYLALRKRGFFHVIGGPIPARRLIRRVVRVYRGFPTGEPELYDSFGQRLSIDFARSTHIMLDGDILEPVVRCEVDVPFRVTLIRG
- a CDS encoding UDP-glucose/GDP-mannose dehydrogenase family protein, which codes for MKLCVVGTGYVGLVAGTCFAEGGNDVMCVDNVAAKIEALRRGEVPIYEPGLEELIRRNVAEGRLAFTTDLPDAVRKSRVCFVAVGTPEREDGSANLSAVLAVARGIAETMDGHRVVVTKSTVPVGTHLKIRHEMEPITKHPFDVVSNPEFMKEGAAIEDFLKPDRVVIGAASPEAFKVMRELYEPFVRTGAPILEMDNASAEMTKYAANALLATRISFMNEIANLCERVGADVDYVRRGIGYDRRIGHHFLFPGVGYGGSCFPKDVQAVIHTAHENGMMFPLLNAVEEVNDAQKRRLVEKIVTEFGTDLRGKRFAIWGLAFKPRTDDMREAPALTVINGLLDHGAEVAVHDPEALTQARSVFGDRVTYHRVNYEALAGADALLIVTEWSEFRRPDFDRMKSLLKRPIIFDGRNIYEPEVMREHGFTYFPIGRVVVRPS
- the mtnP gene encoding S-methyl-5'-thioadenosine phosphorylase — encoded protein: MSEPTLGVIGGSGLYELPGLADVDRVRLRTPFGEPSDEIVVGRLGGTRLAFLPRHGRGHRLLPSELPFRANLCALKTLGAEWVVAVSAVGSLREEIAPGHVVVPDQFIDRTRGRTEESTFFGHGVVAHVQFADPFCAPLSRALGDAARAQGATVHSGGVYVCMEGPHFSTRAESNLYRSWGAHVIGMTNLQEAKLAREAELCFATLALATDYDCWRPGHEDVQIDDILRVLAANVDLARRTVAAVAGRLPARSGCACSRALENAIITSRDAIPAAVRRDLAPIAGKYL